A genomic window from Populus alba chromosome 19, ASM523922v2, whole genome shotgun sequence includes:
- the LOC118030117 gene encoding uncharacterized protein isoform X1: MERVKAQEEHEEQSNQNWSETVEDLVTAGDTEGAITLLETEVSRLETLNPSEAANLQLVSALTELAKLYSSKHFSLKSDELLSRASLIKQRTSGDVESVEKEDEISKCNAVSNDGHLEKSSNPRDDVSPCSDDATERPRRRVFQFLMEKMENVFTRATSLELLVLMTETCSFASRTLMRGYLMLRKMIYRKSSPPL, from the exons ATGGAGAGAGTGAAAGCACAagaagaacatgaagaacaatCAAACCAAAACTGGAGTGAAACAGTAGAAGATCTGGTGACAGCCGGTGACACAGAAGGAGCCATAACTCTTCTTGAAACTGAGGTTTCAAGGCTCGAAACTTTAAACCCATCAGAGGCGGCGAATCTTCAATTGGTTTCTGCATTAACAGAGTTGGCAAAGCTTTACTCTTCTAAACATTTCTCCCTCAAATCTGACGAGCTTCTCTCTCGGGCATCTCTCATTAAACAACGCACTTCTGG tGATGTGGAGAGTGTGGAGAAGGAAGATGAGATTTCAAAGTGCAATGCTGTTTCTAATGATG GTCATCTTGAGAAATCATCGAATCCACGTGATGATGTTTCACCTTGCTCAGATGATG CAACCGAGAGACCACGACGACGTGTCTTTCAATTTCTGATGGAGAAGATGGAGAATGTTTTCACAAGGGCGACCTCGCTGGAACTGTTGGTCCTTATGACAGAAACGTGTTCCTTTGCTTCAAGAACCCTGATGCGTGGCTACCTCATGTTGAGGAAGATGATCTACCGAAAGTCGTCTCCACCGCTTTGA
- the LOC118030117 gene encoding uncharacterized protein isoform X2 — protein MERVKAQEEHEEQSNQNWSETVEDLVTAGDTEGAITLLETEVSRLETLNPSEAANLQLVSALTELAKLYSSKHFSLKSDELLSRASLIKQRTSGDVESVEKEDEISKCNAVSNDATERPRRRVFQFLMEKMENVFTRATSLELLVLMTETCSFASRTLMRGYLMLRKMIYRKSSPPL, from the exons ATGGAGAGAGTGAAAGCACAagaagaacatgaagaacaatCAAACCAAAACTGGAGTGAAACAGTAGAAGATCTGGTGACAGCCGGTGACACAGAAGGAGCCATAACTCTTCTTGAAACTGAGGTTTCAAGGCTCGAAACTTTAAACCCATCAGAGGCGGCGAATCTTCAATTGGTTTCTGCATTAACAGAGTTGGCAAAGCTTTACTCTTCTAAACATTTCTCCCTCAAATCTGACGAGCTTCTCTCTCGGGCATCTCTCATTAAACAACGCACTTCTGG tGATGTGGAGAGTGTGGAGAAGGAAGATGAGATTTCAAAGTGCAATGCTGTTTCTAATGATG CAACCGAGAGACCACGACGACGTGTCTTTCAATTTCTGATGGAGAAGATGGAGAATGTTTTCACAAGGGCGACCTCGCTGGAACTGTTGGTCCTTATGACAGAAACGTGTTCCTTTGCTTCAAGAACCCTGATGCGTGGCTACCTCATGTTGAGGAAGATGATCTACCGAAAGTCGTCTCCACCGCTTTGA